The following proteins are co-located in the Trichormus variabilis 0441 genome:
- a CDS encoding IS66-like element ISAva2 family transposase yields MNQNLPQDLDRESLSQLSKEELVDIIIEQSKVIRELQKIILELQQEIERLKVSRDLDSSNSSKPPSQDIHKKSEKEKVPHLEESNPPKKKPGGQPGHQGKTRKGFGRVDRYEILRPTDCIYCGQKAFAPLAVKVEKHAVAQLVECPIEIVEYQRHTCVCECCGNIQTAAWPQEIIPGQDLGTSLQAFLGWTNNYAHMPYEKQQEMLWELGEIEIGLGTLVATNERIQQAIEPSIHELSNWVKQTQPNIHVDETPWSVKGVKEWLWVVANSEFCLFTAADTRSRAELEAILGTEYTGVLSSDDFSVYNGYQAVAQQKCLAHLRRHFKKLIQLPGLHNKAIGETFVNLIDEAFRSYAQWFETLDSNSYNDWINQFKFKLQFSVDQWINLAGATAGNLLRSLRDKASQWWYFLDHPEVPPDNNLAERSLRLAVTKRKVSGGSRSMKRFQHTANLLTVVQTCRRQGRSVIDFFVQALIADSNNSHSRPSLLPQY; encoded by the coding sequence ATGAACCAAAACTTGCCTCAAGATTTAGACAGAGAAAGTTTGAGCCAGTTATCTAAAGAAGAACTGGTGGACATCATCATTGAGCAGAGCAAGGTAATACGTGAGCTACAAAAGATAATATTAGAACTACAGCAAGAAATAGAGCGTTTAAAAGTCAGCAGAGATTTAGATAGTTCTAATTCATCAAAACCTCCATCACAAGACATTCACAAAAAAAGCGAAAAAGAAAAAGTGCCTCACCTTGAGGAATCAAACCCACCGAAAAAGAAACCAGGTGGGCAACCAGGACATCAAGGTAAAACTCGAAAGGGTTTTGGCAGAGTAGATCGCTATGAAATTTTACGTCCAACGGATTGCATTTACTGTGGTCAAAAAGCATTTGCACCCCTAGCAGTAAAAGTAGAAAAACACGCGGTAGCGCAACTAGTAGAATGTCCCATAGAAATAGTTGAGTATCAACGCCATACGTGCGTGTGTGAATGCTGTGGAAATATACAAACAGCAGCCTGGCCCCAAGAAATTATTCCAGGACAAGATTTAGGAACGTCGTTACAAGCATTTTTAGGGTGGACAAATAACTATGCACATATGCCCTACGAAAAACAGCAGGAAATGCTTTGGGAACTTGGTGAGATTGAAATTGGATTGGGAACTTTAGTCGCCACCAATGAACGAATACAACAAGCAATTGAACCGAGTATTCATGAGTTAAGTAATTGGGTAAAACAGACACAACCTAACATCCATGTAGATGAAACACCTTGGTCAGTTAAAGGGGTTAAAGAATGGTTGTGGGTAGTGGCTAATTCTGAATTCTGCCTGTTTACTGCGGCTGATACTCGTTCTAGAGCCGAACTAGAAGCAATTTTAGGGACTGAGTATACAGGTGTACTCAGCAGCGATGATTTTAGTGTTTATAATGGCTATCAAGCTGTTGCCCAACAGAAATGTTTGGCTCATCTACGTCGTCACTTCAAAAAATTGATTCAACTTCCCGGTCTTCACAACAAAGCTATCGGCGAAACCTTTGTCAATTTAATTGATGAAGCCTTCAGAAGTTATGCTCAATGGTTTGAAACTCTTGACTCAAACAGTTATAACGATTGGATAAATCAATTCAAATTCAAGTTGCAATTTTCTGTTGATCAATGGATTAACTTGGCAGGAGCTACGGCTGGAAACCTTTTACGTTCTTTGCGCGATAAAGCAAGCCAATGGTGGTATTTCCTTGACCATCCTGAAGTTCCTCCTGATAATAATCTCGCTGAACGCTCGCTGCGTTTAGCTGTGACAAAACGTAAGGTTAGTGGTGGTTCACGCTCGATGAAGCGGTTTCAACATACTGCCAATTTGTTGACGGTAGTGCAGACTTGTCGCCGTCAAGGTAGGTCTGTTATTGATTTTTTTGTGCAAGCTCTAATTGCTGATTCTAATAATTCTCACTCTCGCCCCTCTTTACTTCCGCAATATTAG